CCAGAGGGATACGGCGTCCATAGTGCAAGAGATGGCTTCCAATATTCTCACACACTCGTGTGGTACCTGGATGTAGAAGATATTGCATGGTCAGTGCACCAAGAAGCCTTCCAGAATTGCACAGCCTGATCATCAGCCAAAGCAAAGAGTAGAAACTCTAGGCATAAAGCCCTCTGCTAACAAAGCACAGTCCTAATTCCCACTCtttgcagctccagcaggaacTATGCGATACACAGATTTCTTTACTCTTCTCCAAAGTGTTACAGCCAAGGCAGACCAGTTTGAGGGTCTCAGTTCTTAGGCCACCAGAAGTATGTCATTCCTGGGAGCACAGAAGGCTAGGGTCAGTGGCTTTGACAACATGGCAGGAGGAGTgtggagcaggaaaaggaagtTTTGCCCAGTGCCTGCCAGCAGAACTACAATCTTTAGCACAGGTCCTGTTGCCCAGGAGAACCTCAATCAGAAACCCTCTGAAAGCAGCACAGTGGTCAAGCCATAAAGCAGAACATACCATCCAGCTGAGCCACCATGGCATTTCGGAGATAGTTCTTGGCTCTTGTCACTTCTGACTCTGTGGTACTAGTGCACAAACGCATCCTGGAGAAGACATGAAGACAACGAAAGCTCTTAAAGATGTTTGTCTGCTCAGACAGAAAGTGAACTCCTCCCTTTCCCCAGCCTCCTTAAAAATAAGCTGTTATCAACACCGCTTGTCTTGCAGGCTGACATTCATCCTTGATctccacagagcagcaggaggcaaGAGCTCCAGCACACAGGCAGGGGATTCAGCCAGCAGGACACATGCTGAGCTcagcagccctggtgctggCTCTGGCTTGCCCTGCTCGGCCCTATCACAGGAGAGGGAAGGCGTGTCAGCCATTCCCATGATGGCAAGCTGCTATGGAAACTGATGCTGAAAGAACAAGACAGCTCCACGGTCACTCTGGACTCCAGCTGCTTCATCCCTTCTTCTCCTGCCAGTGGGTCACATCTCTGGGGCAAGGGCTCACTCCACCTGCCCCACACAGAATGGCTTGTAGCTCAGATGTAGCCTTGAACTGGTTCATGACACATTAAGATGGACAGCCAGAAGGCTCCCAAATGCTGGCATGATTCCAGCAGCAGGTCATTCATCAGCCACAAGACAAGAGCCTGAGCAGCAGGAACTCCGCCTGCTTTGCTCAGGCTTAACAAGACAATGGAGATAAGTCTCTTGGGCACCTAGAAAGCCTTGCCTAAGGAATGATCTCACTTGTATACAAAAAGCCCCAAAGCCTTGGTGCTAATACTTGAAAGCATGAACAAAagaccagaggagccctaagGGACTAAAACAGCCTCAAAAGCCACATTCTTAAAGATTTACAGGTTCAGTTAACCAGAATGCAAGTTACCAAGAAGTTCATAAAGAGACACAGCTCTCTGTAAACTTAATATGCTCCCCCAGCAGCTGAGTCTCGCACAGGAGGCTCAGATCTTGAACAGCAACTTGTGCCAAAGTTGTACTTACCACTCTCCCTGAGCACAAAACATCATATCATCTACAGACAGAGGATCAGAAACAAAATGGAAACCGAAGAGGCCAGTGTCAGAGTAGGAGGTGTTGAATGGCTCAAAACTGTGGCAGAGATTATGCTTCACAGCAAGCGTAGCCAGCTTGCTAGACTGATTCTGTAAATAAGGAGATGCTGTCAGccatttcattttcagcttCCTCAAAACTCAAATTCTTTCCCACTGAGCTGTTTTCACAAAGACCATAGACAAGACAGAGCGGAACACTTTGCTGAAGGAGAGCTTAATTTAGAGCCTTCATGTGGTCAACAGATGAGAATCACTGCTGGAAAAGCCACAGACAATGGCCTAGGAGTCCATCCAGCAGAACcatttcctttcccagctgcagaTGAAAAGCTGGTATGCACACCACCGCAGgagtgggaaaaaatgagaaggaCATGgtctcccagcagcaggggttAGCACTGATATACAGACTAGACAGATTCCAGACAATAATGGATGCAATTCCGAGGTTTTAAACAAGTTCCATTTGCTCTGCAGTAGTGGTAAGACAAGTTTGCATCATGAGACTGTACTCTGTCCTGCTTCCATCACCACCCCCACCGAGTGATTAGCTGTGAGGGTGGGAATAAGCTGCTGTGAAATCACCAGCTACACCTCTCAGTAGGTGAGGTTCATTTGCAAGCATCACCTCTCAAGAACTGTCCTGAATTAGCCTTGATTACACTTTTATTCTACTTTCTAGGCTCCTAACCCCTTCACAGTTGGAAGCTAACCACAACAGCCTCTCCTAAAGCACATCCACCTAGGGTCTCCAGAATACTCCACATGAAGCATTGCTCCAGGCTCTCCCTGTTGCACTCCCAAGACTCTTACCGTCCCACCTCCAAAAGTGCGGTCGTAGCGCCCTATGATAGCATTAGCCACATTGAGGACCACGTTGTCTGGATCAGCCCATCCTGGCCCCTCCACAGCAAGAGCAATATGGGCGAGGGGCAGAGCATCATCTCTGGCACGGATCTGGAAAATCATCAAAGAGTGGGGGAGAACTGCATCAACACTGTGATCTGTCTGCAGCCTGCTGCAATGCCAGACTGACAAACTGGGGCACTTGATGTTACTCCAGTAAAATGAAAGAATCCCAGGCAGAACTGAACACAAACCAGCTGTTCTGATGAGAGTTTTGCAGTAGATCAAATGAGCAACAGCCTCACACTGCTAATGAATTTGGGTCCCATCTAAAACCCACACGTGGCAGTAAGCCCCAAGAACAGAACATGGGAGCACTACCAAGATGGTGCATCATCAGCTTCTCTGACACACATGAACGGACTTTTCCACTGAGAAGCAGCTGTAATTGGTTTCACATTGATTCCACAGCTGGGCAACAGCTGCTCATTTTGATGGGGACCAAAACAACTTTACCTCACTCCCTGTGAAACGACAGTGCTTGAGGGTAGGCACAGAATCCCCCTTGTGTGTAAGAGGCGCCCCAGTGAAGTGTTGCTTAGCTGCATCTACCAGCTCTCTGTGGGAAATACCTGGCAATGATAAAGGGAGAGATCTTCAGTCTCAAAACTGACTAATTTAACAAAATTATCTGATTTTACATTAGTGATGTAAGACAAGTCTGATCACATGCTTGAAAATACTGAGGCTTCCCAGGATTACAAGAATCTAGAACTtacctccagcagctgccaggaccATACGAGGTGCCTTGAAGTGAATATCAACATATGAAGCCAGATCTGCTCGAGTCAGCCTCCTGGAAAGAGCACAGAGATCCAGAACATCAGCATCTCCAACTCTGGAGGAGTAAGAGGCTTAGAAGAAGCAAGTTCACAGTGCAAAGACAGCAGTGATTGTCTTTGTTGTGGGGTAACAATGCTTTTTAGAAGCAAGTCTGCACTGTGTACTGTGTTTGCCCTGTGCTCTAATTCTACAACACAAACAACAAGAGCCAGCAGCCAAGATGGAGAGTTGTAGACTTCCATATGGACTGGAGAGTATCGAACCCAGTCACTGAGCTACCACAAAGCCACTGCTTTGATGAGCATCCCTAGCTCTCTAATTTTTGTAACAAACTGAGAAGTACAGGAGAAGGCTCAACCTGTCCCCCCAGCCTCAGGAAGGGCTTGCATGGGGTGGTTCTAAGGAATGTGTGCAGCATTACCCTTCACCAGCAGCAATGGGGAAAGCACAGTCAGGGCACAAGGAGAAGCCCATGGGCTCAGATCACCTCCACGTACACACTGTGCAGCCATCGTGCCCAGGAAGCAGCAGTCAGGCACCCCGAGGACTGCACCCCTGGGCTGTGCACCACACCCAGCCAGTTGCTCACTTGATGTTCTCTGTGGTCCCTTCAACGGTGTGGGCCAGCGAAGTCCCCTGGTAAGCAGTGGCATGAAGGTAATCAAAGGTGACATCTGCCAGGTTGCTGTCCATTTCCTTCAGCTCCTGAAGGATGACGCCACGCTCCTTCTCAATCTGAGAATCCTCCAGTGCACAGTTCTGCACAAGGTCACTCAGGAGCTCTACAACTGCAACACAGTTCCTACATTAGCATCCCACTGCCCAACTGCTACCCAGT
The Taeniopygia guttata chromosome 12, bTaeGut7.mat, whole genome shotgun sequence DNA segment above includes these coding regions:
- the UQCRC1 gene encoding cytochrome b-c1 complex subunit 1, mitochondrial, whose product is MAARSVCRAGSAAGRALLWGPRPAAALLTLARKRGAATYAQTLQNIPETQVTTLENGLRVASEESNQPTCTVGVWIEAGSRYEDTKTNGAAFFMEHMAFKGTKKRPGSAFEKEVESLGAHLNGYTSREHTAFYIKALSKDMPKVVELLSDLVQNCALEDSQIEKERGVILQELKEMDSNLADVTFDYLHATAYQGTSLAHTVEGTTENIKRLTRADLASYVDIHFKAPRMVLAAAGGISHRELVDAAKQHFTGAPLTHKGDSVPTLKHCRFTGSEIRARDDALPLAHIALAVEGPGWADPDNVVLNVANAIIGRYDRTFGGGTNQSSKLATLAVKHNLCHSFEPFNTSYSDTGLFGFHFVSDPLSVDDMMFCAQGEWMRLCTSTTESEVTRAKNYLRNAMVAQLDGTTRVCENIGSHLLHYGRRIPLEEWDARISAVDARMVRDVCSKYIYDKCPALAAVGPVEQLLDYNRIRGGMYWVRL